The genomic segment TTTCCCGAAACGCCAGTTCATGGCCGACTTTGCCGCTCGGACCTGTTGGGCTGGGCAATCCTCGAAAAACGTACAGATGAGGAACTTTACCGGTTGTGCAGATTTTTCCAAAAGTTCCGGATGTCTGGCGCCGATAATGTAAGCAAGGGAATATTGCGCGTCGGCGTGCCGAGGACAGTTTTCCCGCGGATTTGAATCCTAATGCAGTCGGCGACTTGACATTAAGTCTTTTTTGGGAATACAGTTGAGTCTCATCTACACCATCGAATTCCGTCCGGCCCCACGGTGTCGGCATTCTACGGGAGACTCAGGTTGTGACCAAAAAAGAAATCGTCAAAGAGATTTCCGAAGCGCTTGGGATGACACAGCTCAAGACCAAAGAGATCGTTCAGAAGACGTTCGACGCCATCGTGAAAACGTTGGTTGAGGACGGTCGGATTGAACTACGCAATTTCGGGGTGTTTGAAGTTAAGAAGCGAGCGGCACGGAAAGCACGTAATCCACGTACGGGTGACAAAGTTTTTGTCCCCGAAAAATTCGTGGTGACGTTCAAGCCGGGCAAGGAAATGGAAGAGAAGGTTCGTCAGTTGGAAATGGAAGCGGCAGCCAAGGCGGCATCTCAGCAACATGCGCAACAGCAAGTTGAAGTTCAGCCCGCACAGCCACCGCAACATGAAACAACAGAGCAGATCACTTGAGAGCTAAAGGTTCGAGATTTGGCGAGACCTGATTTGTGGCGTAATCGTCATGGATCAGCCGATCAAGCGAATCGGAGTTGGTCAGTTTTCAAGTTCCTCATATGATCCAACCAGTGGCAGCTCTGCTGGTTGGGTGAAGTCGGAGTCGAAACTTCGAACGACAGGATGTCGTGTCGAATGCGAGCGAACGAGACCGCCTGCGGGCGGCGGGCACGGAGGCCATCATGCGGAATCGGTTGTATATTGCCCTGTTTCTGTTGGCAGGTAGCTTGGGGCAGGTCGGTTGTATCGTCCCGATCTATTCATCCTCGCCCGATATTCGCGCTCGGCAACTGATCTATGTGTCGGAAGGTTACCGACATATTCCCGAAATCTGGGAACGGATCTGGGGTCTGGATATGCCTGACGTGGCGACGCCTTATCGTACACACGGCGGCGTGATCTGATTCGATGCGCTGAGTCGTCGGTCAGAGATCGGCGAGACCTCGTGGCAGCGCTGCGCGAACTGGTTTGTCCCGTCGAAGCACGGCTTCGTACAGCGGATCTATGCACATGCATTCCGTGAAAGGTCTACAGGTGGAGTTACCTGTCGGAGATCTTAAGGCAGGGGCATTGTCCTTTTGCTTTACCATTCAATTCGGGCTGTCATTCGGCGCGTAAGCGACGTCTTGTCGCGCCCATTCTCGATCAGCCCACAAGCGAGACGATCCGGTGAGCAGTTTCTGTCGACGCCCCATCGGCCGTCCGGATACTGCCCCCGTCTTGTTTTGAATCAGAGACTTCTTCTCTTTCTCTGTGTCTCCGTGCCTCTGTATCTCCCTCGCCCCCGCTGAGCCCACCTGTACGTTTCGCGTACTTCGTGTGCGCATTGGTAGGGGGGAGACACGGAGGCACGGAGACACAGAGAATGCAAGGGGGGAGCAGGGGCTCATTGTCGTGAGGGGTTGTCTGTGGATACCATATTTGCATGACGGTGGTGGGAATTGTTGCGCGCGGCCATGGGGGCTGAATGGTGCTCTTTCGCCAGGCGTCGCTGAAGTGAGTACCTCGTCGTGCCTTGTTTGGAAGTTCAGCTCAATCGTCTGCGTTTGAAGAATCCGATCCTCGTCGCCTCGGGGACATTTGGATATGCCCGTGAGATGACGGCGTATGCCGAGTTTTCTCAGCTTGGGGCACTCATTCCCAAGACCGTCACTCCGCTGCCGCGTCCTGGTAACCCACCACCACGGACAGTGGAAACACCCTCGGGGCTGCTCAATTCCATCGGACTTGATAACGATGGTTTGGACGCATTCATCGCCAAGCATCTCACCGCGCTGCTGGGGTTGGGGACGGCGGTGATTGCCAACATTGCCGGGAAGAACACGGCCGAGTTCGTTCAGATGGCACAAAAGCTAAGCGAGTATCCGGGGCTTGCGGGGCTCGAGCTGAATATCTCGTGTCCGAATGTCAGTGGTGGCGTCGACTATGGGACGAATCCGAAAATGACGGCGGAAGTCGTTGCGGCCGTGCGCGCAGCGTGTGACCTGCCGATCATCGCGAAGCTGACTCCCAATGTGACCAGCGTTGTCGAGATCGCACGTGCGGCGAGCGATGCCGGGGCCGATGCGCTGTCGCTGGTCAACACGTTTCAGGGGCTGGTCGTCAATTGGCGCAAGCGTCAGCCGGTACTGGGGAACGGGATTGGTGGTCTGAGTGGCCCGGCGATTAAGCCGCTCGCGCTGCGGATCGTCTGGCAGGTGGCTCAAGCAGTGAAGACGCCAATCATCGGGGTTGGTGGAATTCAATCGATCGACGACGTGATGGAGTTCTTAATCTGCGGTGCATCGGCGGTCCAAATCGGCACCGCAAATTTTTACAATCCGACGTTGGCGACCACGCTGGTGACTCAATTGGCTTCGATTCTTGAGGAAGAAGGCTGCGAATCGGTGACGGATCTGGTGGGCACAATTCAGCCCTCAACGGTGGCACGTCTGGCCGCACAAAGTTGTCAGACTGCCAAGTCGTCTGTTTGATGAGGTCCGTCGCCCGATGACGATTCGATGGAATCCATCCGGAGAGTTTCATCAGGCGGCGACACGAGGTCATGTCTTCACAGAGCCAGATTCTTCGCGAGGTTGTTTGTTGATGCTCGATTGAAGGAGGTTCGCGTGTCGTTCCGATATCGGTGTCGCGGATGGTGGGTGAATGCCTCGTGGGCAATTGCCCTGTTCGGGTTCGGTGTCGTCGCCGATGGAAACCGTTTCGCGCAGGCCGATGAACCGTTGCCCGAGCGAGTCGAATTCAATCGTGATGTTCGGCCGATTCTTTCGGATGTTTGCTTTCACTGTCATGGCCCCGATGCGGCACAGCGCAAGGGCGATCTGAGGCTCGATACGCACGCCGGGGCGACTGCGGATTTGGGTGACGGTCGGCGTGCCATCGTGCCCGAACATGCGGAGCAGAGCGAACTGGTTCGGCGGGTCGAATCGACCGACGCCGACCTGCAGATGCCACCGCCCGATTCGGGGCGAACACTTTCCTCGCGGCAGCAAGCACTTCTGCGACGATGGGTCGCTCAAGGTGCGAAGTGGGATTTGCATTGGTCCTTCGTCAGGCCCGTACGAGCAGAATTGCCGCGTGTGAAACGAAGTGAGTGGGCGCGCGGCCCGATTGATCTGTTCGTGGCCGCTCGATTGGAACAAGAGGGAATCCCGCCGTCCCGAATGGCAGAACGAACAACCTTGCTGCGTCGCGCGACGCTCGATCTGACCGGACTGCCTCCTTCGCCAGACGACATGGCCGATTTCCTGCGAGACGAATCGCCTGATGCCTGGGAGCGTCAGCTGGATCGTCTGCTGGCATCACCGCGCTACGGCGAACGGATGGCCGTGCGCTGGGCGAATGCGGCACGCTATGCAGACACCAGTGGCTACCAAAGTGACGGCGAACGCACGATGTGGCGATGGCGCGACTGGGTGATTGACGCCTACAACGCAAACATGGCGTTTGATCAGTTCACCGTCCAACAACTCGCGGGGGATTTGTTGCCCGATCCGACGCTCGAACAGCAGATTGCCACGGGCTTCAATCGAAATCATCGCGGGAACGCGGAAGGGGGGATTATCCCCGAAGAGTACGCGGTCGAGTATGTGGTCGATCGCGTTGAGACGACAGCCACGGTGTGGCTCGGTCTGACGTTGATGTGTGCGAGATGCCACAACCATAAGTATGATCCGTTGCCCCAGTCCGACTTCTATCAGATGTTCGCTTTCTTCAACAACGTCCCCGAGAAGGGGCGGGCTGTGAAGTATGGCAACTCGCCTCCGTTCCTGACTTCGCCGACCCAATCCCAGCAGCGCGACTTGGCCCAAATCGATCGTCGCTTGTCCGCCGCGCAGGCAACGTGGGCGGCGTTGCAATCGGACGTCGCATCGACGCAAGAGAAATGGGAGCGGCAGCAAGTCCCTGATGTGCCCGCGGCTGCGGCCGTGCGCCATGGATTGATTCTGCATTTTCCTCTGGATGGCAATAGTAGTACGGTGGTCTCGTTGCCATCGGCGAACGGGCGTCCCGTCGGCTATTTGGGTCAATTGAGAACGTCGCCCGTGATCTCTCCGAGTCTGGTACTGTCGAGCAAAGACGCCGGAGATCCGCTGTTTGTTTCCGCTGGGCAGGGCATGGCACTTCAGGTTGATGACCAGCATCACGCGGCAGTGGGTGACGTGGCGAATTTTGGATTCTTTGATCCCTTTTCAATTTCCGCCTGGATTCGCCCTGAAGGAGATCGAGGCGGAACCGTAATTTCCCGGATGACGGATGCGATGCACGGCGATGGCTGGTGCGTCGTGCTCGAACAGGGCAAGGTTCAGGTGCATTTGACGAAACGATGGCTGGACGACGCGTGCCGTATCGAGACCGTCGATTCGATCGAGCCGGGACGCTGGCGACAGATTTCCGTGACATACGATGGCAGCCGCGAAACGGCGGGAATTCAGATTTTCGTCGATGGGCTACCCTGGCGGTCCGTGACATTATTGGATGAACTGAATCAGTCGTTCGACAACAAGGGGCCGCTTCGCATCGGCGGCGGGAATGGGCCAGACGGAAGGTTCCATGGTCTGATCGACGAAGTGCGCATTTTCGATCGAGTGCTGTCCGCGGACGAGGCCGCGATTCTTGCCGTAAATAAGCCCCTGTCGGCAATTGCGGCGACGCCCAAAGGGGATCGCACGGCCGCTCAAACGGCGGCATTGCGACTGTTCTTTGTCCAGCAAGCGGCGGATGAAACAATCCGTACCGCGTGGACAGAGCAACTACGACTGCGGGACGAGCGATCACGGTTCGTTGACGGGTTGCCCACAACGATGGTCATGTGTGAAATGCCGCAACCGCGTGACACGCATGTGTTGCTGCGGGGTGAGTACGATAAGCCAGGTGAACGAGTCGGCGCGGATGTCCCGGCGAGTGTGATGCCGCTGGCACACGATGCGCCGCGGAACCGACTGGGGCTCGCCCGATGGCTGGTGAACCCCGCTCATCCTTTGACCGCGCGCGTGGCCGTGAACCGCTGCTGGCAGATGTTGTTTGGGATTGGTCTGGTCAAAACCGTGGATGATTTCGGACAACAGGGAGAATGGCCCAGTCACCCCGAACTGCTGGACTGGTTGGCGATCGAGTTTCAGGGTGTTCCAGCGTCGTCTTCTCAATGGGATACGAAACGGCTGTTACGGCAGGTGACGTCGAGCGCGACCTATCAGCAGTCGTCTCGAACATCTGACGAATTGCAGCAGCGCGATCCAGAGAATCGCTGGCTGGCACGAGGTCCGCGGTTCCGACTGTCGGCAGAAATGGTGCGCGATCAAGCGCTGGCGGCGAGCGGGTTGCTTGTTGAACAGCTTGGTGGTCCGTCGGTCAGGCCCTATCAGCCGGATGGTCTGTGGAAGGATCTGGCGGGGATCGACTATGAACAGGATCACGGGGCCAGCTTGTATCGGCGAGGACTTTATACCTATTGGAAACGGACGGTGGCACCGCCATCAATGGTGACGTTCGATGCGGGTGGACGCGAAACGTGTATTGTCAAAGAGACGCGAACCAACACGCCACTGCAGGCACTCAACTTAATGAACGACGTTACATATGTCGAAGCCGCGCGCGTTCTTGGCGAGGCGATGATGAGGGAGGCCGATGCCACGCCGTCACAGCGAATCGATCGTGCATTCCTGAGAGTGCTGGGGCGAACCGTGCATCCCGTGGAACTGGCGGTCTTGAGTGCCGGGTACGCCGATCATCTGGCTCACTTTCGAATGCATTTGAGCGATGCCGAGACGCTCACGAAACAAGGTGAATCGGTTCGAGCCCCGCATCTTGATGTCGCGGAGCTGGCCGCATGTACGACAGTCGCGGGGCTGATCTTGAATCTTGATGAAACGGTGACACGCGAGTAGCGGTTGATGGCCGAGCGGGTTTGAATCCTGGGTTGGTGAACAATCAGTACGAGGCACGAGATGGCAGTTCATGAAAGTCTCTGGTCAGAGGGCCCTTTAAGCAGTCAATCATGTGTCACGAGCGACTCAACTCCGCTGACCGCAATTGACGATGTCACAGGTCTGCCGCTGACTCGAATGGGTCGCCGTTCGTTTCTGGATTCATCGCTGGGGTTGGGTTCCGTGGCACTCGCCTCTTTGACCAATCGCGCACTGTTTGCCGACCCGAGCGGAAACGTGAAGACCGCATCCGAACTCTCACATGCGGGGCCTCACTTTGCTCCGAAGGCAAAGCGGGTGATCTACCTGTTTCAGTCGGGGGCCCCGTCGCAGATGGATTTGTTCGATTGGAAACCGGGGCTTGCGGCAATGCGCGGCACAGAATTGCCCGAGTCAATTCGTCAGGGCCAGCGGCTGACGGGGATGACGTCCCGACAGGCAAGCTTTCCCGTGGCGCCGACGAAGTTCCAATTCGCACAACGCGGTCAGTCGGGTGCCTGGGTGAGCGAACTGCTGCCTCACACGGCAGGCATCGCCGACAAATTGGCGTTCGTCCGTTCGATGCATACCGAGGCCATTAACCACGATCCGGCGGTGACGTTTTTTCAAACGGGCAACCAATTGGCGGGGCGGCCCAGCATGGGCAGTTGGATTTCGTATGGCCTGGGATCGGACACCGAAGACCTGCCCGCGTTCGTGGCGATGGTCTCGATCGGCACCGGCAATCCCAATGATCAACCGCTCTATGACCGGCTGTGGGGTTCTGGCTTCTTGCCTTCAAAGTACCAGGGAACGAAATTTCGTTCCGTCGGTGATCCTGTCTTGTACTTGTCCAACCCCGAAGGGATGGATGTTCGGACGCGGCGACGAGTGCTCGATGATCTGGCCAAATTGAATGCTCAGAAGTTGGACGAGTACCACGATCCGGAAATCGCCACACGAATGACGCAGTACGAGATGGCATTTCGCATGCAGACGTCGGTTCCGGAGCTGACTGACATGGCGAGCGAGCCGGATCATAGCTTTGAGCTCTATGGGGAAGATGCCCGCAAGCCTGGAACGTATGCGTACAATTGCCTGCTCGCCCGACGACTGGCAGAGCGTGGGGTGCGATTCATTCAACTGTTTCATCGTGGCTGGGATCAGCACGGCAATCTGCCAAAGGCGATCGCCGGCCAGTGCCGCGACACCGATCAAGCATCATCTGCGTTGATTCGAGATCTCGAACAGCGCGGCATGCTCGACGAGACTCTGGTGATCTGGGGCGGCGAATTTGGGCGGACGACCTATTGTCAGGGAACGCTCACAGCCGAGGATTACGGCCGCGACCATCATCCTCGCTGTTTCACCGTTTGGCTGGCGGGGGGAGGCATCAAGCCGGGCACGACGTGGGGCGAGACGGATGACTTCAGCTACAACATCGTCCGTGACCCGGTGCATGTACATGACCTTCACGCCACGATGTTGCACTGCCTGGGAATCGACCACACTCGGCTGACGTACAAGTTCCAGGGCCGATACTACCGCTTAACGGACGTGCATGGGAACGTCGTGAAGGGGATTTTGGCTTAGAGACCGGTGATTCGGGAAGCGTTGCCAAGCGGAGGCTTGGCAACGAGAGAAATGGAAACGCTCTAGTACAGGGCGGTGGCGAGTTTTCGGCGGTACTCGCTGGTGAGTTCTGATCCGGGTCCGAGCATGTCGAAGATCTTGACCATGGTTGACTTGGCTTCGGCGCGGGCCTCGCCAAAATCTTTCTGGACGATCTCGAGGCAGATTTCGAGTGCTTTCCGGTGCTGTTGCGAAGCGGCGTAGGCTTCGGCGAGATGGATCTGAGCGATCAGATTTGTCGGATCAGCCTCGGCCACCTTGCGGGCTTCTTCGACACCACCGCTTTCGGCTGCGGTGCGGCGAACGTCGAGTTCCGACTTGAGCCGTTCGGCTTCCGGTTCGAGGAAGCCGCGTTGTTCGAGTGCCTCAAGGATCGTGGCGCATTCGTCGAGTCGTCCTTGTTTCAGAATGACACCTGCGAGCAGGATTTTCAGTCCGTCCTCGTCGGGCATAAGTTCCAGAGCCTGACGATATTTCAGTTCGGCTGCTTTCGGATCGGTTTCGGCCAGCTTCATTCCCTCTTGTGCCAGTTGCTGTGCGGGCGAGGGCAGCAGGCGCGCCAGCCATTCGCGAATCTGCTCAGCACTCAGCAGGCCAGTGAATTGATCGACCGGTTGGCCCTGTACCATTCCGAAGACCGTCGGCAGCGATTCCACGCGGAATGCCTGTGCGATTTCGGGTTGTTCGTCAGTGTTGACTTTGGCCAGGATGAACTTGCCGCCCATTTCCTCGGCGAGTGATTCCAGGATCGGGGCGAGTTGGCGGCAGGGATTGCACCACGGAGCCCAGAAGTCGACGACGACGGGAACTTCCATCGACTTTTGAATGATTTCTTGTTCGAACGTCTCACGGGTGACATTGATGACGTAGGCTGATGCAGACATCGTCGGCTTTCTTTGGAAAGTGCGCTTCATTGATCGTGAAAGTGTACGGCGATGACGAAACCGCGGCAAACTCGGCGTGGGGTTGAATGGAAACCGGCGGGGTCAAAGTGAGCTTTCGACAGAATCGATCTTTGCGACTTTTGAGCAGAAAAAGGCTTCGTGATGATCGAAAAAGCGGGATGGCGGTGGGTTTATGCCGATTTCGGAGTCCCGCGAAAGTTCTCTGTCGACGGGCCTTTCAAATTGACGCCCGTCGTTTCAGGTTCCTATGATAAAGTATCAGTAAAACCTGATGTCTTCCCCGCCTGAATTGCTCCCGCCTTGCTGACCCTCCTTGGAGTCGAGCCGCATGATGGTCTCTCGCTGCACAAGATCCCTCTTTCTGACCGCCAGTTTCTGTTGCGTTTCATCAGTCTTTGCGCAAGAACCTGTCGTCAATGGAACAGTGCCAGGCGCACTGCCTCCTGGAGCGGCGACGGCGATTCAGTTGAACGGTGGGAATCTGGCCGTCGCGAAAAAGCTGTGGCTCAGTTTTCCCGGCGACGCAACGCTGGCCGAGGGGATCGACAAAAATGGCGAGAACCCCGCTCAGGTGACGTACAAGGTCAATGTTCCTGCCGACACCGCATGCGGGATTCACGCCCTGCGTGTCGTGACCGACAAGGGGGTTTCCCCCTTGAAGCTGATGTTGATCGACGATCTCCCTTCGATTGCCTCGGTCGGTTCGAATGTGCAGTTGGCATCGGCTCAAGCGATTTCGGTTCCAACAGCCATTGACGGGGCTGTTGCAGGGCTGAGCTGGCAGTTTTTCAAGTTTCCAGTCCAGGCCGGGCAGCGTTTGTCGATCGAAGTGCTGTCGCGACGGATTGGTTCGTCGCTCGATCCGATCATTCGGGTGCTCGACCTGCATGGCCGCGAGCTTGCGTATAACGACGACACTCCGGGGCTAAGTGGTGATTCGTCGATTGTCTACACGTTCAAAGATGCGGGCGAGTACATTCTCGAACTGCGCGACATCAAGTATGGTGCCGGTGCTTTTCGGTTGCGAATCGGTGACTTTCCGGTCGCGACCGTTGCCTATCCGATGGCGGTTCAACGCGGAACGACGACGAATGTGACGCTGGCGGGATTTGGCGTTGACGGGCTTGTCCCGACCACCTTGTCTGTTCCGGCGACGCAAACCGCAGAATGGATGAACGTCAGTTTGAAACGACCGAATGGATTCAGCGGATTCAGTGCGGTGGAAATCGTATCGACGCCGCAGTTTGTGGAGCACGAGCCGAACAACACGCTTGAACAGGCGAATAAGGTTGATCTGGGGCATGACATCAACGGTCGATTCGAGCAACCCGGTGACATCGATCGTTTTGTGTTTGCCGCCAAGAAAGATCAGACGGCGACCTTCACGGGGATCACGCGACAGCAAGGTTCACCGACGGACCTGAACTTCAGAATCTTGAACAAAGAGGGCGGGCAACTGGCCGTGGCCGAGGATGTCGGCACGAACGAAGGTGCGGTGACCTTCAAGTTTCCGGCGGATGGCGAGTACTCGCTGATCGTGGAGGATCTGAATCATCGTGGCGGCAGCGAACATGCCTATCGAATTGAAGTGACCGCGGCGGCTCCCGCCTTTTCGCTGGCGGCGTCGCTCGACACGTTCAACATTCCCGCGGGTGGGTCGGTGATGGCGACGGTGACGACGATTCGCACCGGGCACGCCGGTCCGATCGAACTGAGTGCCGTGAATCTGCCAGCCGGCGTGACGGCCAGTCCGTCGATCATCGGTGCCGGTCGCAATGACGCCGTCATGACGTTGCACGCACCCGCAGAATTCCCGGCCGGTGAACTGTACGGGATTTCGATTGTCGGAACCGCACCGATTGGTGGGGCGAATGTCGTGGTTCCGGCCGAGATTAATGGTGTCTTGAAGGCTCGCAACAACAACATGCGATGGACGCCATCGGCGCTCAGTAAATCGATTGTCGCGTCTTCGGCTCCGGCTCCTGGATTTGCCTGGCGTGCGGAACCCAATGTGATCGTGTTCGGAAAGGATCTGTCGGCCAAGGTGAAGCTGATCGCCACCCGCGCGGCGGGATTTGAAGAAGCGGTCGCAGTGGCTGTCACACCTGCCCAGAACGGCCTTCCTGCCGGAGTGACGGTCGCGGTTAAGAACATCGACAAAGGCCAGAACGAAGCCGAGATTGTGATCTCGGCGAACAACCAGGCGGCACTCGGCGACTTCACTGCCGGCTTGAGCGGGACCTTGAAACAAGGCGACAAAACGGCTGTACAAGGGATGGCGCTTCGCTTGCAACTCGCCGCCCCGATGACCATCAAGCTCGATCCTGCGGCTGGCAAGATCACCAAGGGTGGCGAATTGATCGTGAAGGCCGTCATCGAACGGAACCCCGCATTCACCGCGCCGGTGAACGTGACGTTCCAGAATCTTCCCGCAGGGATCACGGCTGCGGCAGCGACGATTCCCGCAGATCAGTCCACTGTGGATGTGAAGCTGACAGCCACCGCGGACGTGGCTGCGGCCACTGTGAACAATCTCACCGTAAAAGGTGATGCCGCGGTGGGAACTGCGAAATTCGAAGCCACATCGCCAGCGGTGACTTTAGCAGTCGAATAAATGCATAAAAATTGATACATTCATCTGTCTCTGACGATTCCTGGACGGAGAAGACGGCTATGAGAATGACAGTACTTTCCCGATTATTTTCGCTGGCAGCCATCGCATTGGTGCCTGCGTTCGCTTTGGCGGAAGAGGCCATTGACGTTGGTCAACCCTCATCGATTGTGCTCGAACCGGCCAAATTCGATCTGCTCGGGAAGCGTTCACGACAGCAGTTGCTGGTGACAGGCGTCTATTCGGGCGATGACGTCCGCGACCTGACACCTGTGGCGGAATACACGTCGTCGAATCCGGCGGTCGTGAAGATCGAAGGTGCGGTCGCGCTTCCGGCCGGCAATGGAGACGCGATCCTGACCGCGAAGGTGGGGGCTCACGTCGTATCTGTGCCCGTGACCGTGAAGAATTTCGAAGCCGCCGCTCCGATCAGCTTTAAGAACGAAACGCAGATGGCGCTGACGAAGGCCGGCTGCAATATGGGTGCGTGTCACGGTTCCCCTTCGGGCAAGGGTGGCTTCCGACTGTCACTGCGTGCCTATGATTCGGTTCTGGACATTATGACGGTGCGTTCCGAGTTCTTCGGACGACGAACCAACATCATGGAACCCGGGCAAAGCTTGTTGCTGCGAAAGCCGCTGATGGAAGTGGCGCACGGCGGTGGAAAACGCTTGATGAAGGGCGAGCCGGCGCATCGGACGCTTGAGCAATGGATTGCCGAAGGAATGCGGCTTGATGCCGACACCGAACCCGATCTGATCAAGATCGTGACGGTTCCATCGAAACGCGTGCTGCGTCAGCCTGCGGCTCGTCAGCAGATCGTGGTTCAAGGGTATTTCAGCGATGGCTCGATCCGTGATCTGACTCAATTGGCCGACTTCAGTTCCTCCAGTGAATCGGTTGGATCGGTAAACTCATTGGGTCTGGTGACCAAGAATGGTCGTGGGGAAACTGCTGTTCTGGCTCGATATCTCGACAAGATGTCGACAACGTACATGACGTTCCTGGAAGATGTGCCTGGGTTCGTCTGGAACAATCCTGCGGAGAACAACTTCGTGGATTCGGCGGTCTTCGAGAAGTTGAAGCAATTGCAGATTCTGCCCTCGGATCTGTGCAGCGATGACGAATTCCTTCGCCGGGTGACACTCGATTTGACGGGCCGTTTGCCGACCGCCGACGAGGCTCGGGTCTTCCTGGCCGACAAAAGTGGTTCGCAGCGTGCAACGTTGGTCGAACGTCTGCTGGATAGTGACGAGTTTGCTTCGTTCTGGGCCCTGAAATGGGGTGATGTGCTGCGTTCCAACAGCAAGAAGCTGAAGACCGCCGGGGTTCACAAGTTCCGACAGTGGATTTATGAATCGATCCGCAATGACAAGCCACTCGACCAGTTTGCTCGTGAGTTGCTGACAGCCAATGGCAGCGTGTTTGAGAATCCACCTGCCAACTTCTGGCGTGCCAGCCGTGATCCATTGGATGCAACAGAAACGACGGCTCAGTTGTTTCTAGGTGTCCGTATCCAGTGCGCGAAGTGCCACAACCATCCGTTCGAGCGTTGGACGCAAGACAACTACTACGGAATTGCGGCCGCGTTCGCGCGTGTCGGTCGGAAGAACTCGGTCGACGCCGAAGAAGAAGTGATCTTCACTCAGGGCGGTGGTGAAGTGACGCAACCTCGCACTAACAAGCAAATGAAAGTGCATCTGTTGCTGAAGGGGGATGTCGACGTCCCTGCCGATCAAGATCGACGCGTCGTATTCGCAAAATGGTTGACGGAACCTGAAAATCCCTTCTTCTCGAAGAGCGTGACCAATCGCATCTGGGGGCACATGTTCGGACGAGGAATTGTCGATCCGATCGACGACTTCCGCGATTCGAATCCTCCTTCAAATGCCCGATTGCTCGACGAACTGGCTCGTCAGTTTGCCGCGAACAACTTCAGCCAGAAGTGGGTGATCCGCACGATCTGCAACAGCCGCACGTATCAGTTGAGCTCGCGTAAGAATCCGTTCAACAAGGATGACGAGATTTATTGCTCGCACGCCAATACCCGATTGCTGACTGCGGAACAGTTGCTTGACGGGATCTGTGCGGTGACGAGTGTTCCAGAACAGTTCCCCGGCATGCCATTGGGAACACGCGCATGTGAACTGGCCGATCCTCCAACCGATCACTACTTCCTGAAAGTGTTTGGCCAGCCACAACGTGAAATGGCCTGTCAGTGCGAACGTTCCAGCGAATCGAACTTGTCGCAGGCGTTGCAGATGATCAATGGTCCTGTGGTGCACAACAAGCTGCGTGCAGACAATGGCCGAATTGCGATCATGCTGAAAGAGAACAAGTCGAACGAAGAGATCATCACGTCTCTGTATCTGGCGGCGTTGGCTCGTACGCCATCTGCCGAAGAGATGACCGCAT from the Schlesneria paludicola DSM 18645 genome contains:
- a CDS encoding DUF1553 domain-containing protein: MSFRYRCRGWWVNASWAIALFGFGVVADGNRFAQADEPLPERVEFNRDVRPILSDVCFHCHGPDAAQRKGDLRLDTHAGATADLGDGRRAIVPEHAEQSELVRRVESTDADLQMPPPDSGRTLSSRQQALLRRWVAQGAKWDLHWSFVRPVRAELPRVKRSEWARGPIDLFVAARLEQEGIPPSRMAERTTLLRRATLDLTGLPPSPDDMADFLRDESPDAWERQLDRLLASPRYGERMAVRWANAARYADTSGYQSDGERTMWRWRDWVIDAYNANMAFDQFTVQQLAGDLLPDPTLEQQIATGFNRNHRGNAEGGIIPEEYAVEYVVDRVETTATVWLGLTLMCARCHNHKYDPLPQSDFYQMFAFFNNVPEKGRAVKYGNSPPFLTSPTQSQQRDLAQIDRRLSAAQATWAALQSDVASTQEKWERQQVPDVPAAAAVRHGLILHFPLDGNSSTVVSLPSANGRPVGYLGQLRTSPVISPSLVLSSKDAGDPLFVSAGQGMALQVDDQHHAAVGDVANFGFFDPFSISAWIRPEGDRGGTVISRMTDAMHGDGWCVVLEQGKVQVHLTKRWLDDACRIETVDSIEPGRWRQISVTYDGSRETAGIQIFVDGLPWRSVTLLDELNQSFDNKGPLRIGGGNGPDGRFHGLIDEVRIFDRVLSADEAAILAVNKPLSAIAATPKGDRTAAQTAALRLFFVQQAADETIRTAWTEQLRLRDERSRFVDGLPTTMVMCEMPQPRDTHVLLRGEYDKPGERVGADVPASVMPLAHDAPRNRLGLARWLVNPAHPLTARVAVNRCWQMLFGIGLVKTVDDFGQQGEWPSHPELLDWLAIEFQGVPASSSQWDTKRLLRQVTSSATYQQSSRTSDELQQRDPENRWLARGPRFRLSAEMVRDQALAASGLLVEQLGGPSVRPYQPDGLWKDLAGIDYEQDHGASLYRRGLYTYWKRTVAPPSMVTFDAGGRETCIVKETRTNTPLQALNLMNDVTYVEAARVLGEAMMREADATPSQRIDRAFLRVLGRTVHPVELAVLSAGYADHLAHFRMHLSDAETLTKQGESVRAPHLDVAELAACTTVAGLILNLDETVTRE
- a CDS encoding HU family DNA-binding protein, encoding MTKKEIVKEISEALGMTQLKTKEIVQKTFDAIVKTLVEDGRIELRNFGVFEVKKRAARKARNPRTGDKVFVPEKFVVTFKPGKEMEEKVRQLEMEAAAKAASQQHAQQQVEVQPAQPPQHETTEQIT
- a CDS encoding DUF1501 domain-containing protein; this translates as MAVHESLWSEGPLSSQSCVTSDSTPLTAIDDVTGLPLTRMGRRSFLDSSLGLGSVALASLTNRALFADPSGNVKTASELSHAGPHFAPKAKRVIYLFQSGAPSQMDLFDWKPGLAAMRGTELPESIRQGQRLTGMTSRQASFPVAPTKFQFAQRGQSGAWVSELLPHTAGIADKLAFVRSMHTEAINHDPAVTFFQTGNQLAGRPSMGSWISYGLGSDTEDLPAFVAMVSIGTGNPNDQPLYDRLWGSGFLPSKYQGTKFRSVGDPVLYLSNPEGMDVRTRRRVLDDLAKLNAQKLDEYHDPEIATRMTQYEMAFRMQTSVPELTDMASEPDHSFELYGEDARKPGTYAYNCLLARRLAERGVRFIQLFHRGWDQHGNLPKAIAGQCRDTDQASSALIRDLEQRGMLDETLVIWGGEFGRTTYCQGTLTAEDYGRDHHPRCFTVWLAGGGIKPGTTWGETDDFSYNIVRDPVHVHDLHATMLHCLGIDHTRLTYKFQGRYYRLTDVHGNVVKGILA
- a CDS encoding dihydroorotate dehydrogenase encodes the protein MPCLEVQLNRLRLKNPILVASGTFGYAREMTAYAEFSQLGALIPKTVTPLPRPGNPPPRTVETPSGLLNSIGLDNDGLDAFIAKHLTALLGLGTAVIANIAGKNTAEFVQMAQKLSEYPGLAGLELNISCPNVSGGVDYGTNPKMTAEVVAAVRAACDLPIIAKLTPNVTSVVEIARAASDAGADALSLVNTFQGLVVNWRKRQPVLGNGIGGLSGPAIKPLALRIVWQVAQAVKTPIIGVGGIQSIDDVMEFLICGASAVQIGTANFYNPTLATTLVTQLASILEEEGCESVTDLVGTIQPSTVARLAAQSCQTAKSSV